A genomic window from Candidatus Dependentiae bacterium includes:
- the cmk gene encoding (d)CMP kinase, protein MIITIDGPVASGKSTIARSIAQRLGYYYIASGAVYRSLAYLLMRECGYRLETIGAVAQSDIINLLDAKRLLYCYASGTGETLVFDGEDITQYLSASDVANAASVMSANPIVRDAVVCFLRNLVKNVDSITDGRDCGSVLFPDAEIKFFLTASLDVRALRWQKLQAVLGNVVDFDEAKKLVSARDKRDSERAVAPLVIPDGALIIDSSALSQDQVIDLIIDVVKNKIS, encoded by the coding sequence ATGATTATTACTATTGATGGCCCCGTCGCTAGTGGCAAATCAACGATTGCGCGGAGCATAGCACAACGACTTGGTTATTATTATATTGCCTCTGGCGCTGTGTATAGGTCGCTGGCTTATCTTTTGATGCGTGAATGTGGCTACCGCCTAGAAACTATTGGTGCTGTAGCTCAATCTGATATTATTAATTTGTTAGATGCCAAGCGCCTACTGTATTGCTATGCTTCAGGCACGGGTGAGACATTAGTATTTGATGGGGAAGATATTACGCAGTATTTGTCTGCCAGTGATGTCGCCAACGCTGCATCAGTAATGAGTGCCAATCCTATAGTGCGCGATGCGGTGGTTTGTTTCTTACGCAATTTAGTAAAAAATGTCGACAGTATTACTGATGGTCGCGATTGCGGTTCTGTATTGTTTCCTGACGCTGAAATTAAATTTTTTTTGACAGCCTCGCTTGATGTTCGCGCATTACGTTGGCAAAAATTGCAGGCGGTCTTGGGCAATGTAGTGGATTTCGATGAAGCTAAAAAATTAGTGAGTGCGCGAGATAAGCGTGATAGTGAGCGTGCAGTGGCGCCGTTAGTCATTCCGGATGGCGCTCTTATTATTGATAGCTCAGCATTAAGTCAGGATCAAGTGATTGACCTGATTATAGATGTAGTTAAAAATAAAATTTCTTAA
- the lon gene encoding endopeptidase La, with protein sequence MIIDNQTEPTTIKEHNFLPLLPLKNVVILPKSIIPIIVGRQSSIQAVEYALKHDRTIFITAQHNSAIENPTEQDVYKYGTKSTILQVMRMPNDALKILAEGISRARILKTEPTDGFLGAWCEDLPTTNMSKTVALEATWRQLQALYAAYAKLNEKAPADLAIVAKNVHDMDYITDTIAVHITNLSFDDRQKVLEITDLKKRMVTLCAMLKNEIEILQTENRIRGRIQTQVEKNQREYYLTEQIKAIQKELGREDQSAELEAIKSKLKTLSLSKEALEKVERELKRLEQMPPLSSEAVVSRNYIDWIISIPWKKISEDTIGLTEAETMLQESHAGLKKAKERIIEFLAAKKFSKNLDKSPIICLVGPPGVGKTSLGKSIAESLGSNFVRISLGGIRDEAEIRGHRRTYIGAMPGKIVQAMRKAGTVNPVILLDEIDKMSRDMHGDPSAALLEVLDPEQNKSFVDHFLDVEYDLSKVMFIATANMIDGIPYALYDRLEIINLSGYTEDEKIDIAEKFLIPKNLKTYGLTKQKFKITSDIIRTVVANYTKEAGVRQLERVITKLMRKSIQVLLKEKSVKSVTITDAKIKEWLGHPTFRKTSLSTNQNKIGIATGLAWTEIGGDVLEIETTVISGKGGLTLTGQLGEVMQESAHAALSYIRSRAADIGLKSSFYTTKDIHIHIPEGATPKDGPSAGITMCTALVSALTNNPIRNDFAMTGEITLQGRVLAVGGLKEKILAAKQHNFKTVIVPQENYDDVQEILKEIEIGGLQLMYVSSMDEVLKAAFVKNPFDKTTIKAAKATDDNQHKKPTKKKAKPAKKKKN encoded by the coding sequence ATGATAATCGATAATCAAACAGAACCGACCACAATAAAAGAACACAATTTTCTGCCTCTTTTGCCGCTTAAAAATGTAGTAATATTGCCCAAAAGCATCATCCCTATTATTGTAGGCAGACAATCTTCTATTCAAGCAGTTGAATATGCACTCAAGCACGATCGTACTATTTTTATTACTGCACAGCATAATTCTGCTATTGAAAACCCAACCGAACAAGACGTTTACAAATACGGTACCAAATCAACCATACTACAAGTTATGCGCATGCCTAATGATGCTCTCAAGATTCTTGCTGAAGGCATTAGCCGCGCACGCATTCTCAAAACAGAGCCCACTGATGGTTTTTTAGGCGCTTGGTGCGAAGATCTACCAACAACCAATATGAGCAAAACCGTTGCGCTTGAAGCAACGTGGCGCCAATTACAAGCGCTATATGCCGCTTATGCCAAGCTCAATGAAAAGGCTCCAGCCGATCTAGCCATAGTGGCAAAAAATGTGCACGACATGGACTATATCACTGACACCATCGCTGTTCACATTACCAATTTATCGTTTGATGATCGCCAAAAAGTACTTGAAATCACTGATTTGAAAAAACGTATGGTTACCTTGTGTGCTATGCTTAAAAATGAAATCGAAATTCTGCAAACAGAAAATCGAATTCGTGGGCGCATTCAAACGCAGGTAGAAAAAAACCAACGCGAATATTATCTCACCGAACAAATCAAAGCAATTCAAAAAGAGCTGGGACGCGAAGATCAATCAGCTGAGCTTGAAGCTATCAAGTCAAAACTCAAGACACTCAGTCTTTCAAAAGAAGCTCTTGAAAAAGTTGAACGCGAACTCAAGCGTTTGGAACAAATGCCGCCTCTTTCTTCCGAAGCAGTCGTAAGTCGTAACTATATCGACTGGATTATTTCAATTCCATGGAAAAAGATAAGCGAAGACACGATTGGTCTTACGGAAGCAGAAACCATGCTCCAAGAAAGCCATGCGGGACTTAAAAAAGCCAAAGAACGTATCATTGAATTTTTGGCAGCTAAAAAATTCTCAAAAAATCTTGATAAGTCTCCCATCATTTGTTTGGTTGGTCCTCCTGGTGTTGGCAAAACATCACTTGGAAAATCAATCGCTGAAAGCTTAGGCAGCAACTTTGTGCGCATTTCACTTGGCGGTATTCGTGACGAAGCAGAAATACGCGGTCATCGTAGAACCTACATCGGCGCAATGCCCGGAAAAATTGTGCAAGCAATGCGCAAAGCGGGCACCGTAAATCCTGTCATTTTGCTTGATGAAATTGATAAAATGTCACGCGATATGCATGGTGACCCTTCAGCCGCGTTGCTCGAAGTGCTTGACCCAGAACAAAACAAATCATTCGTTGACCACTTTCTTGATGTTGAATATGATCTTTCAAAAGTTATGTTCATTGCAACTGCCAATATGATTGATGGTATTCCGTATGCATTATATGATCGCCTAGAAATTATCAATCTATCTGGCTATACAGAAGATGAAAAAATAGACATTGCTGAAAAGTTTTTAATTCCTAAAAATTTAAAAACCTATGGCCTTACTAAACAAAAATTCAAAATTACCAGCGACATCATCCGTACGGTTGTTGCCAACTACACTAAAGAAGCCGGCGTGCGCCAACTTGAACGAGTTATCACCAAACTCATGCGTAAATCTATTCAAGTATTGTTGAAAGAGAAATCAGTTAAGAGCGTCACGATAACCGATGCAAAAATAAAAGAATGGCTAGGACATCCTACCTTCAGGAAAACAAGCTTGTCGACCAATCAAAACAAAATTGGTATTGCTACCGGCCTTGCATGGACTGAAATAGGTGGCGACGTACTTGAAATTGAAACAACGGTTATTTCAGGAAAAGGTGGTCTTACCTTAACCGGCCAGCTGGGTGAAGTAATGCAAGAATCTGCTCATGCTGCATTAAGCTATATCAGATCACGCGCTGCAGATATTGGATTAAAAAGCTCTTTCTACACAACTAAAGATATACACATTCACATTCCTGAAGGCGCAACCCCTAAAGATGGTCCGTCGGCTGGTATCACCATGTGCACAGCACTGGTGTCAGCACTCACTAACAATCCAATACGCAATGATTTTGCCATGACGGGTGAAATAACCTTACAAGGGCGTGTACTGGCAGTTGGTGGTTTGAAGGAAAAAATTCTTGCCGCTAAACAACATAATTTTAAAACGGTCATTGTTCCGCAAGAAAATTACGATGATGTTCAAGAAATTCTCAAGGAAATTGAAATTGGTGGCTTACAATTGATGTATGTATCAAGTATGGATGAAGTACTCAAAGCAGCCTTTGTGAAAAATCCATTTGATAAAACTACCATTAAAGCTGCAAAAGCCACTGATGATAACCAGCATAAAAAACCAACGAAAAAAAAAGCTAAACCTGCCAAGAAAAAAAAGAATTAA